GGTGGAGACCAAGTTACTATCCAAAACTTAGAAATCGTTCAAGTTGACACTGAGCGCAACTTATTATTAGTAAAAGGTAACGTTCCAGGTGCTAAGAAATCTCTTGTAGTTGTTCAAGGCGCTGTGAAGGTTAGCAAATAATTCACAATAGGAAGGAGGAATTCCAATGCCAAAAGTTACTGTATATAACCAAACTGGTTCACAGGTTGGTGAAATCGAATTAGCTGAAGCTATTTTCGGTATCGAACCAAATGAAGCTGTACTTTTCGAAGCTGTAATGATGCAACGTGCATCTTTACGTCAAGGTACACACAAAGTAAAAACTCGCTCTGAAGTTCGCGGTGGTGGTCGTAAACCATGGCGTCAAAAAGGAACTGGACGTGCTCGCCAAGGGTCTATCCGCTCTCCTCAATGGCGTGGTGGTGGTACGGTATTCGGACCTACACCAAGAAGCTATGCGTACAAACTTCCTAAGAAAGTTCGTCGTTTAGCAATCAAATCTGCATTAGCTACTAAAGTAGTTGAGAACAACATTGTAGTTCTTGAAGACCTAGTGTTAAATGCTCCAAAAACAAAAGACATGCTAGCAGTACTTAAAGGATTAACTGTTGAGAAGAAAGCTCTTATCGTAACTGCTGATGCAAACGAATCTGTAGAGTTATCTGCTCGCAATATCCCTGGAGTAACAGTAATCACTGCTGATGGCGTAAACGTTTTAGACGTGCTTCATCATGATAAGCTAATCATGACAAAAGCGGCAGTGGAAAAAGTAGAGGAGGTGCTTGCATAATGAGAGATCCTCGTGATATCATTAAGCGCCCAGTTATCACTGAACGTTCTATGGAAATGATGGCTGAAAAAAAATACACGTTCGATGTGGACGTTAAATCTAATAAAACAGAAGTTAAAGATGCTCTTGAAGCGATCTTTGGTGTTAAAGTAGAAAAAGTGAACATCATGAACTACAAGCCGAAAGCAAAACGCGTTGGTCGTCACGCTGGTTTTACTAGCCGTCGTCGTAAAGCAATCGTTAAGCTAACTGCTGACAGCAAAGAAATCGAAATCTTCCAAGGCGTTTAATTCTTACTAAAGAAGGAGGGAAATTGAGATGGGAATTAAAAAGTATAATCCAACTACTAACGGTCGTCGTAATATGACTACGAATGATTTCGCTGAAATCACGACTGACAGACCCGAAAAGTCATTACTTGCTCCTTTAAGCAAGAAGGCTGGTCGTAATAACCAAGGTAAAATTACTGTACGTCATCAAGGTGGCGGACATAAGCGTCAATACCGTATCATCGACTTTAAGCGTAACAAAGATGGAATTCCAGGACGCGTTGCTACGATCGAATACGATCCAAACCGCTCTGCGAATATCGCATTAATTAACTACGTTGACGGTGAAAAACGTTACATTCTTGCTCCTAAGAACTTAGAAGTAGGTATGGAGGTTATGTCTGGCCCAGAAGCTGACATCAAAATCGGTAACGCATTACCATTAATCAACATTCCAGTAGGTACTGTTGTTCATAACATCGAGCTTAAGCCTGGTCGTGGCGGACAATTAGTTCGTTCTGCTGGTACATCTGCTCAAGTACTTGGTAAAGAAGGTAAATACGTACTTGTACGTTTAACTTCTGGTGAAGTACGTCTTGTATTATCTGCTTGTCGCGCTTCAATCGGTCAAGTAGGTAACGAACAACACGAACTTATCAAAATCGGTAAAGCAGGTCGCTCTCGCTGGTTAGGTAAACGCCCAACAGTTCGTGGTTCTGTAATGAACCCAGTTGATCACCCACACGGTGGTGGTGAAGGACGTTCTCCAATCGGACGTAAGTCTCCAATGTCTCCATGGGGTAAACCAACTCTTGGATTCAAGACTCGTAAGAAAAACAAAGCGTCTGACAAATTCATCGTTCGTCGTCGCAAAAAATAATGGGATTGTAGTACGGTTCATTTCTAGAACCGTACGCCAATCACGAAGGGAGGCACCAAAATGGCTCGTAGCTTAAAAAAAGGACCATTTGTCGATGATCATTTAATGAGCAAAATGGAAAAATTAGTTGCATCTGAGCAAAAACAAGTTGTTAAAACTTGGTCTCGCCGTTCAACAATCTTCCCTCAGTTCATCGGACACACAATCGCTGTATATGACGGTCGTAAACACGTACCTGTGTACATCACTGAGGACATGGTTGGCCACAAGTTAGGTGAATTCGCACCAACTCGTACGTATAAAGGTCATGATGCTGACGATAAGAAAACTAGAAGATAATGAGAGGAGGCACTTCAATGCAAGCTAAAGCAGTAGCGAGAACAGTTCGTATTGCTCCTCGTAAAGTTCGTTTAGTTGTAGACTTAATCCGAGGTAAGCAAGTGGGTGAAGCGATTGCTATCCTTAACCACACACCAAAAACTGCTTCTCCAGTTGTAGAAAAAGTTTTAAAATCTGCAATCGCAAATGCAGAGCACAATTATGAAATGGACATTAACAACCTAGTTGTTGAGAAAGTTTTCGTTGACGAAGGTCCTACGTTAAAACGTTTCCGTCCACGTGCAATGGGTCGTGCAAGCCAAATTAACAAACGCACAAGCCACATCACAGTTGTGGTATCAGAAAAGAAGGAGGGATAATCGATGGGTCAAAAGGTTAATCCAATTGGTCTTCGTGTCGGCGTTATCCGTGACTGGGAATCTCGTTGGTTCGCTGAGAAAGATTACGCTACATTATTACATGAAGACATCAAAATCCGTGAGTACATTAATGTACGCTTAAAAGATTCTGCTGTTGCTAAAGTAGAAATCGAACGTGCAGCAAATCGTGTAAATGTTACAATTCACACTGCAAAACCTGGTATGGTAATTGGTAAAGGTGGTACTGAAGTTGAAGCACTTCGTAAAGCTCTTAACCAATTAACAGGCAAGCGTGTACACATCAACATTTTAGAAGTTAAGAGAGCTGATCTTAACGCTAAATTAGTAGGCGAAAACATCGCTCGTCAATTAGAAAACCGTGTATCATTCCGTCGTGCACAAAAGCAAGTTATTCAACGTGCTATGCGTGCAGGTGCTAAAGGTATTAAAACACAGGTTTCTGGTCGTCTTGGCGGAGCTGATATCGCTCGTGCAGAATCTTACAGTGAAGGAACTGTTCCACTTCATACACTTCGCGCTGATATTGACTATGCAGCAGTTGAAGCTGATACAACATACGGTAAATTAGGCGTAAAAGTATGGATCTACCGTGGAGAAGTCCTTCCTACAAAAAAGAAAGCTTCTGAGGAAGGAGGAAAATAATATGTTAATGCCAAAACGCGTAAAATATCGTAGAGAGCATCGTGGTAAAATGCGTGGTCGTGCTAAAGGTGGAACTGAAGTTGCTTTCGGTGAATTCGGTTTACAAGCACAAGCTGCTTCATGGATTACAAACCGTCAAATCGAAGCTGCTCGTCGTGCAATGACTCGTTACATGAAACGTGGCGGTAAAGTATGGATTAAAATTTTCCCTTCTAAACCTTACACTGCAAAACCTCTAGAAGTACGTATGGGTTCCGGTAAAGGGGCACCAGAAGGCTGGGTAGCAGTAGTAAAACCTGGGAAAATTATGTTCGAAATCGCGGGTGTATCTGAAGAGGTAGCACGCGAAGCATTACGTCTTGCAGCTCACAAGTTACCTGTGAAATGTAAATTCGTAAAACGTGAAGAAAATGGTGGTGAATCTAATGAAAACTAATGATATTCGTGAATTAACCACTGCCGAAATCGAAACAAAAGTTAAAGCTTTAAAGGAAGAGTTGTTTAATCTTCGCTTCCAACTTGCTACAGGACAATTAGAGAATCCAACTCGCATTCGTGAAGTGCGTAAAGCAATTGCTCGTATGAAAACTGTAGTTCGTGAAAGAGAGATCGGAATTAATCGATAAATTGAGGGGAGGTTTGCATAGTGAGCGAACGTAACCAACGCAAAGTTTATACTGGTCGTGTTGTGTCTGACAAAATGGACAAAACGATTACAGTTTTAGTTGAAACTTACAAAACTCATTCCTTGTACGGAAAACGTGTTAAGTATTCTAAGAAGTACAAA
This Bacillus paramycoides DNA region includes the following protein-coding sequences:
- the rplB gene encoding 50S ribosomal protein L2, with product MGIKKYNPTTNGRRNMTTNDFAEITTDRPEKSLLAPLSKKAGRNNQGKITVRHQGGGHKRQYRIIDFKRNKDGIPGRVATIEYDPNRSANIALINYVDGEKRYILAPKNLEVGMEVMSGPEADIKIGNALPLINIPVGTVVHNIELKPGRGGQLVRSAGTSAQVLGKEGKYVLVRLTSGEVRLVLSACRASIGQVGNEQHELIKIGKAGRSRWLGKRPTVRGSVMNPVDHPHGGGEGRSPIGRKSPMSPWGKPTLGFKTRKKNKASDKFIVRRRKK
- the rplP gene encoding 50S ribosomal protein L16, translated to MLMPKRVKYRREHRGKMRGRAKGGTEVAFGEFGLQAQAASWITNRQIEAARRAMTRYMKRGGKVWIKIFPSKPYTAKPLEVRMGSGKGAPEGWVAVVKPGKIMFEIAGVSEEVAREALRLAAHKLPVKCKFVKREENGGESNEN
- the rpmC gene encoding 50S ribosomal protein L29, giving the protein MKTNDIRELTTAEIETKVKALKEELFNLRFQLATGQLENPTRIREVRKAIARMKTVVREREIGINR
- the rplW gene encoding 50S ribosomal protein L23; the encoded protein is MRDPRDIIKRPVITERSMEMMAEKKYTFDVDVKSNKTEVKDALEAIFGVKVEKVNIMNYKPKAKRVGRHAGFTSRRRKAIVKLTADSKEIEIFQGV
- the rpsQ gene encoding 30S ribosomal protein S17 → MSERNQRKVYTGRVVSDKMDKTITVLVETYKTHSLYGKRVKYSKKYKAHDEQNQAKLGDIVKIMETRPLSATKRFRLVEIVEEAVII
- the rplD gene encoding 50S ribosomal protein L4; amino-acid sequence: MPKVTVYNQTGSQVGEIELAEAIFGIEPNEAVLFEAVMMQRASLRQGTHKVKTRSEVRGGGRKPWRQKGTGRARQGSIRSPQWRGGGTVFGPTPRSYAYKLPKKVRRLAIKSALATKVVENNIVVLEDLVLNAPKTKDMLAVLKGLTVEKKALIVTADANESVELSARNIPGVTVITADGVNVLDVLHHDKLIMTKAAVEKVEEVLA
- the rpsS gene encoding 30S ribosomal protein S19, with amino-acid sequence MARSLKKGPFVDDHLMSKMEKLVASEQKQVVKTWSRRSTIFPQFIGHTIAVYDGRKHVPVYITEDMVGHKLGEFAPTRTYKGHDADDKKTRR
- the rplV gene encoding 50S ribosomal protein L22 — translated: MQAKAVARTVRIAPRKVRLVVDLIRGKQVGEAIAILNHTPKTASPVVEKVLKSAIANAEHNYEMDINNLVVEKVFVDEGPTLKRFRPRAMGRASQINKRTSHITVVVSEKKEG
- the rpsC gene encoding 30S ribosomal protein S3, which encodes MGQKVNPIGLRVGVIRDWESRWFAEKDYATLLHEDIKIREYINVRLKDSAVAKVEIERAANRVNVTIHTAKPGMVIGKGGTEVEALRKALNQLTGKRVHINILEVKRADLNAKLVGENIARQLENRVSFRRAQKQVIQRAMRAGAKGIKTQVSGRLGGADIARAESYSEGTVPLHTLRADIDYAAVEADTTYGKLGVKVWIYRGEVLPTKKKASEEGGK